A DNA window from Mus pahari chromosome 13, PAHARI_EIJ_v1.1, whole genome shotgun sequence contains the following coding sequences:
- the Sdad1 gene encoding protein SDA1 homolog yields the protein MSGRNNNKLPSNLPQLQNLIKRDPPAYVEEFLQQYNHYKSNMEIFKLQPNKPSKELAELVMFLAQIGHCYPEHLSDFPQELKDLLSYNHTVLDPDLRMTFCKALILLRNKNLINPSSLLELFFELLRCHDKLLRKTLYTHIVTDIKNINAKHKNNKVNVVLQNFMYTMLRDSNATAAKMSLDVMIELYRRNIWNDAKTVNVITTACFSKVTKILVAALTFFLGKDEEEKQDSDSESEDDGPTARDLLVQYATGKKGSKNKKKLEKAMKVLKKQKKKKKPEVFNFSAIHLIHDPQDFAERLLKQLESCKERFEVKMMFMNLISRLVGIHELFLFNFYPFVQRFLQPHQREVTKILLFAAQASHHLVPPEIIQSLLVTVANNFVTDKNSGEVMTVGINAIKEITARCPLAMTEELLQDLAQYKTHKDKNVMMSARTLIHLFRTLNPQMLQKKFRGKPTEASIEARIQEYGELDAKDYIPGAEVLELEKEENTGDDEDGWESASLSEEEEDGEWVDVHHSSDEEQQAIATKLDSMPVEERKAKAAAISTSRVLTQDDFQKIRLAQMKKEMDAAPGKAQKRKYLEIDSDEESRGELLSLRDIERLHKKPKSDKETRLATAMAGRTDRKEFVRKKTKINPFSSSTNKEKKKQKNFMMMRYSQNVRSKTARSFREKQLALRDALLKKRKRMK from the exons ATGTCCGGCAGGAACAACAACAAGCTGCCCAGCAACCTGCCGCAGTTACAGAACCTGATCAAGCGGGACCCGCCGGCCTACGTGGAGGAG ttccttcagcAATATAATCACTATAAATCCAATATGGAGATTTTCAAGTTACAACCAAATAAACCCAGCAAAGAACTGGCAGAGCTGGTGATGTTCCTGGCACAG ATTGGCCACTGCTACCCTGAGCATCTCAGTGACTTCCCGCAGGAGCTGAAGGACCTGCTCTCCTACAACCACACTGTCTTAGACCCAGATCTCCGCATG ACGTTTTGCAAAGCCTTGATCTTACTGAGAAACAAGAATCTCATCAATCCGTCAAGTTTGCTAGAGCTCTTCTTTGAGCTTCTGCGCTGCCACGACAAGCTCCTGCGGAAG actctgtacacacacattgTGACTGACATCAAGAACATCAACGCCAAACACAAGAACAACAAAGTGAATGTG GTGCTGCAGAACTTCATGTACACCATGTTGAGAGACAGCAATGCAACTGCAGCCAAGATGTCTTTGGATGTGATGATCGAACTCTACAGAAGGAACATCTG GAATGATGCCAAAACTGTCAATGTTATCACAACTGCGTGTTTCTCCAAGGTCACCAAG ATATTAGTTGCTGCTTTGACATTCTTCCTCGGgaaagatgaggaagagaagcaggacaGTGACTCGGAATCCGAG GATGACGGGCCCACAGCGAGAGACCTGCTGGTGCAGTATGCCACGGGAAAGAAGGGCTCCAAAAACAAGAAGAAGCTGGAGAAGGCGATGAAAGTGCTGAAG aaacaaaagaagaagaagaaaccagaagtGTTTAACTTTTCAGCTATTCACTTGATTCATGATCCCCAAG ACTTCGCAGAGAGGCTTCTGAAGCAGCTGGAGAGCTGTAAGGAGAGGTTTGAGGTGAAGATGATGTTCATGAACCTCATCTCCAGACTGGTGGGGATTCACGAG CTTTTCCTCTTCAACTTCTACCCTTTTGTGCAAAGGTTTCTGCAGCCCCACCAGAGAG AAGTCACCAAGATCCTTCTGTTCGCTGCACAAGCCTCTCATCACCTGGTGCCCCCAGAG ATTATTCAGTCATTACTTGTGACGGTGGCCAACAATTTTGTCACTGACAAGAACTCTGGGGAAGTCATGACCGTAGG aaTCAATGCTATAAAAGAGATCACGGCTCGATGTCCTCTGGCCATGACTGAAGAGCTTCTTCAGGACCTGGCTCAGTATAAGACACACAAAGATAAGA ATGTAATGATGTCTGCCAGAACTTTGATCCATCTCTTCCGGACACTGAACCCTCAGATGTTGCAGAAGAAGTTCCGG ggTAAACCCACTGAAGCCTCCATCGAAGCAAGAATACAAGAATATGGAGAATTAGATGCTAAAGATTACATCCCGGGAGCAGAGGTTCTAGAGCTTGAGAAGGAAGAGAATACAGGAGATGATGAAG ATGGATGGGAAAGCGCCAGCctcagtgaggaggaggaggatggcgAGTGGGTTGATGTGCACCACTCTTCTGATGAGGAGCAGCAAGCAATT GCCACGAAGCTGGACAGCATGCCTGTGGAGGAGCGGAAAGCCAAGGCCGCAGCCATCAGCACCAGCCGAGTTTTAACTCAGGATGACTTCCAGAAAATCCGCCTGGCccagatgaagaaagaaatggatgctGCCCCGGGGAAAGCCCAGAAAAGGAAATACTTGGAAATTGACAGTGACGAGGAGTCCAG GGGTGAATTGCTGTCTCTTCGGGACATTGAACGCCTTCATAAAAAGCCCAAGTCTGACAAGGAGACGAGACTAGCGACTGCGATG GCTGGAAGGACAGACCGAAAGGAGTTTGTgaggaagaaaaccaaaataaacccattTTCCAGTTCcacaaataaagagaagaaaaagcagaagaacTTTATGATGATGCGGTATAGCCAGAATGTCCGGTCAAAAACAGCACGCTCCTTCCGGGAGAAGCAG